A single genomic interval of Nostoc commune NIES-4072 harbors:
- the rimI gene encoding ribosomal protein S18-alanine N-acetyltransferase, protein MISLDLEIKLLTLENLSAILELDQACFGGLWTLDGYKRELDSPNSDILGLFSPSSSTSLLGMGCFWSILDEAHITILAVHPQYHRQGLGAALLYSLIKTACDRKMERATLEVRTSNLAAISLYQKFGFKTAGRRRRYYQDNDEDALILWLPDLQHRKFKATLDQWYSIVSDRLEKSSWHLLFK, encoded by the coding sequence GTGATCTCATTAGACTTAGAAATTAAATTACTGACATTAGAAAATCTCAGTGCTATTCTGGAACTCGATCAAGCCTGTTTTGGCGGACTTTGGACTCTAGACGGCTACAAACGAGAATTGGATAGTCCCAACAGCGATATACTCGGTTTATTTTCTCCTTCCTCTAGCACAAGTTTGCTAGGAATGGGTTGCTTTTGGTCAATTTTAGATGAAGCCCACATTACAATTTTGGCGGTTCATCCTCAATATCACCGTCAAGGTTTGGGTGCGGCTTTATTATATTCACTCATTAAGACAGCTTGCGATCGCAAAATGGAGCGAGCTACCCTCGAAGTCCGAACTTCCAACTTGGCGGCAATATCTTTATATCAAAAATTTGGCTTCAAAACAGCTGGGCGGCGGCGGCGCTACTACCAAGATAACGATGAGGATGCTTTAATCCTTTGGCTGCCAGATTTACAACACCGCAAATTTAAAGCAACTTTAGACCAATGGTATTCCATTGTCAGCGATCGCCTCGAAAAATCCTCTTGGCACTTACTTTTTAAGTAA
- a CDS encoding DnaJ C-terminal domain-containing protein has product MQNLPNFRDYYEILGVSKDASGEEIKKVYRRLARQYHPDLNPGNKESEEKFKDIGEAYEVLSDSAKRSQYDQFSRYWKQKGFAGNKQTPKAKTWQTGASDRNGNQDVDPSQFSDFESFINQVIGVKNKNTASKSNNGNNTDPFRSPRTKVAYTVSPPPRTTRRDIEARLTLPLEKAYQGGNERIRLEDGRSLEVSMPPGMVTGQTIRLRNQGVGGGDLYLKITVTPHPLFKLDGLNILCQVPVTPTEAVLGGQVEAPTLDGPVKMTIPEGVRSGQKFRLGNKGYPSDDGKRGDQLVEIQIVTPKNISQEERELYEKLRQIETFKPRADLLS; this is encoded by the coding sequence ATGCAAAATTTGCCTAATTTCCGCGATTATTACGAGATTTTGGGAGTATCTAAAGACGCTTCTGGTGAGGAAATTAAAAAGGTTTATCGGCGTTTAGCAAGACAATATCACCCTGATCTGAATCCGGGTAACAAAGAATCTGAGGAAAAATTCAAGGATATTGGCGAGGCTTATGAAGTCCTTTCAGACTCAGCCAAGCGATCGCAGTACGACCAGTTTAGCCGCTACTGGAAGCAAAAAGGCTTTGCAGGCAACAAACAGACGCCAAAGGCTAAAACCTGGCAGACTGGTGCTAGCGATCGCAACGGCAATCAAGACGTAGATCCAAGCCAATTCTCTGATTTTGAAAGCTTTATTAATCAAGTTATCGGCGTCAAAAATAAAAATACAGCAAGTAAGTCCAATAATGGCAATAATACCGATCCGTTTCGTTCCCCCAGAACAAAAGTTGCCTACACAGTTAGCCCCCCACCTCGAACTACCCGTCGAGATATAGAAGCCAGATTAACGCTCCCACTAGAAAAAGCTTATCAAGGTGGTAATGAACGCATTCGCTTAGAAGATGGGCGATCGCTAGAGGTTAGTATGCCTCCAGGTATGGTAACAGGTCAAACCATCCGTCTGCGGAACCAAGGTGTTGGTGGTGGCGATTTATACTTAAAAATTACTGTTACTCCTCATCCATTATTTAAGTTAGATGGTTTAAATATCCTCTGCCAAGTACCAGTTACTCCCACAGAGGCAGTTTTAGGAGGACAGGTAGAAGCACCAACTTTGGATGGGCCTGTAAAAATGACCATTCCTGAAGGAGTTAGGTCTGGTCAAAAATTCCGGCTAGGAAATAAAGGCTACCCCAGCGATGATGGCAAACGTGGCGATCAATTAGTAGAAATTCAAATAGTTACCCCAAAAAATATTAGTCAAGAAGAACGAGAACTCTACGAAAAGTTACGGCAAATTGAAACTTTTAAACCCCGTGCTGATTTACTGAGTTAG
- a CDS encoding DUF3143 domain-containing protein, whose product MPLLPSDTPLYNHPLPQIEQWLKDQGCQQDDTQRHCWHVQRPSWKAELWLDVEQIVVRYVQSGENGQDIQRSFKYSLSRDDVEQAVFSGP is encoded by the coding sequence ATGCCTCTTCTTCCCTCTGATACCCCCTTATATAATCATCCCCTGCCACAAATTGAACAGTGGCTAAAAGACCAAGGCTGTCAACAAGACGACACACAGAGGCATTGCTGGCATGTACAGCGCCCTAGTTGGAAAGCTGAACTGTGGCTCGATGTTGAGCAAATCGTAGTGCGATATGTCCAATCTGGGGAAAATGGGCAAGATATTCAACGTTCATTCAAGTATTCTCTGAGTCGGGATGATGTAGAACAAGCGGTGTTTTCTGGGCCATAG
- a CDS encoding DUF2283 domain-containing protein, whose translation MSNIKQQLPQINYFKEEDILHLLISEEPESASIEISPNVTAELNAAGELIGVEILNASNYIRDCILESVQGKLLNLVRSKV comes from the coding sequence ATGTCTAACATTAAGCAACAATTGCCACAAATAAACTATTTCAAAGAAGAGGATATTCTTCATCTGCTCATCTCCGAAGAGCCAGAATCAGCAAGTATTGAAATTAGTCCAAATGTGACTGCTGAACTGAATGCAGCCGGAGAGTTGATAGGCGTGGAAATTCTCAATGCCAGTAATTACATCCGAGATTGTATTTTGGAATCTGTTCAAGGTAAGCTGTTGAACTTGGTTCGCAGCAAAGTATAA
- a CDS encoding type II toxin-antitoxin system prevent-host-death family antitoxin, which produces MDIKINLENIQTLTDFKRNAKDYLERIKSTKSPLVLTVNGKAEVVVHEAQAFQQMIDKLARLEEELEKFKLEALRSQIDIGIKQLESGQYTEYNDESLSAFFANIKAQGHEKLADSDSV; this is translated from the coding sequence ATGGATATCAAAATTAATCTCGAAAATATTCAAACTCTCACCGATTTCAAACGCAATGCCAAGGATTATCTAGAGCGGATCAAGTCCACAAAGTCGCCACTTGTACTAACTGTAAACGGGAAAGCGGAGGTTGTGGTACATGAAGCGCAAGCGTTTCAGCAAATGATAGATAAACTCGCTCGTCTTGAGGAAGAACTCGAAAAATTTAAGTTAGAAGCGTTACGCAGTCAGATTGACATTGGGATTAAGCAACTTGAGAGCGGTCAGTATACTGAATATAATGACGAGTCACTTTCGGCTTTTTTTGCAAATATTAAAGCACAAGGCCACGAAAAATTGGCTGACAGCGATTCTGTATGA
- a CDS encoding isoprenyl transferase — translation MTAQQTKLQDLPTDLKRELLPQHVAVIMDGNGRWAKRQGLPRIMGHKRGVDALKDLLRCCQDWGIQALTAYAFSTENWKRPQEEVDFLMTLFQRVLRQELREMVEENVQIKFVGNLQALPRSLQQEISRSMEATKDNGGIRFSVATNYGGRQEILQACQAIAKQVQQGLLQPDEINEQVFESHLYTAGITDPDLLIRTSGEMRLSNFLLWQMAYGEIYITDALWPDFDRTEFHRALCAYQQRERRFGKV, via the coding sequence ATGACAGCACAACAAACTAAACTGCAAGATTTGCCTACTGACTTAAAACGAGAACTATTGCCGCAGCACGTTGCGGTAATTATGGATGGCAATGGTCGATGGGCTAAACGTCAGGGTTTACCTCGGATTATGGGCCATAAGCGAGGAGTAGATGCTCTTAAGGACTTACTTCGCTGTTGTCAGGATTGGGGAATTCAGGCGCTGACGGCTTATGCTTTCTCAACGGAGAACTGGAAAAGGCCGCAGGAAGAGGTGGATTTTTTAATGACTCTGTTTCAAAGAGTTTTGCGCCAAGAATTGCGAGAAATGGTCGAAGAGAATGTGCAAATTAAGTTTGTGGGAAATTTGCAGGCTCTGCCCCGATCGCTCCAACAAGAAATATCCCGTTCAATGGAAGCAACAAAAGATAATGGTGGTATTCGGTTTTCAGTAGCAACTAATTATGGCGGACGACAAGAGATATTACAAGCTTGTCAGGCGATCGCAAAACAAGTCCAGCAAGGTCTGCTACAACCCGATGAAATTAATGAACAGGTATTTGAAAGCCACCTGTACACAGCCGGAATTACTGACCCAGATTTGTTAATTCGCACCAGTGGAGAAATGCGTCTTTCAAATTTCCTTCTCTGGCAAATGGCTTATGGAGAAATTTACATCACAGATGCTCTTTGGCCCGATTTTGACCGGACTGAGTTTCACCGCGCCTTATGTGCCTACCAGCAACGCGAACGGCGATTCGGGAAAGTATAA
- a CDS encoding J domain-containing protein, protein MPQSSKPTYYSLLGLHPSASVIDIRRAYRQLSKRYHPDTTDLPTAIATLKFQQINEAYATLSHPERRLSYDFKIGYSRFAVIQPPPDLNRPVSRHDWSKSAYLDPSDRPLSSGEIFALFMLVLTFVGCLILAIAIGLTRGEAAIHSPLLQPTPSVQHQINHVLQLITPIVIKN, encoded by the coding sequence ATGCCACAAAGCAGTAAACCAACTTATTACTCCCTGCTAGGACTGCATCCCTCGGCATCGGTAATCGACATTCGTCGTGCTTATAGGCAACTGAGCAAACGGTATCATCCTGATACTACAGATTTGCCTACTGCGATCGCCACTCTCAAATTTCAGCAAATCAACGAAGCCTACGCGACCCTTAGCCATCCAGAACGGCGCTTAAGCTACGATTTCAAAATTGGCTATTCTCGCTTTGCGGTGATTCAACCACCTCCTGACTTAAACCGTCCCGTCTCGCGTCATGACTGGTCAAAATCAGCTTACCTCGATCCTAGCGATCGCCCCCTCTCATCTGGCGAAATTTTTGCTTTATTTATGCTGGTGTTAACATTTGTAGGTTGTCTGATACTAGCAATTGCCATTGGCTTAACCCGTGGTGAGGCTGCGATCCATTCGCCTTTGCTACAGCCAACTCCATCTGTACAACATCAAATTAACCATGTATTGCAACTAATTACCCCTATAGTAATTAAAAACTAA
- a CDS encoding type II toxin-antitoxin system RelE/ParE family toxin, which produces MSRFRISTQAAQDIENIWKYIAPNNLKAANQLFDTLRESFPKLAKFPQMGRERSELAPFLRSFPVKNYLIFYSPIDKGIEIARILHGSQDIETIFQDNS; this is translated from the coding sequence ATGAGTCGATTTCGGATTTCTACCCAAGCAGCGCAAGATATTGAAAATATCTGGAAATATATAGCGCCAAATAATTTAAAAGCTGCTAATCAACTTTTTGATACTCTGCGAGAAAGCTTTCCAAAACTGGCTAAATTTCCCCAAATGGGCAGAGAACGGTCTGAATTAGCACCTTTTTTGCGAAGTTTTCCGGTAAAAAATTATTTAATTTTTTATAGCCCAATAGACAAAGGCATAGAAATTGCACGTATATTGCACGGCTCACAAGATATAGAAACTATTTTTCAAGATAATTCGTAA
- the cdaA gene encoding diadenylate cyclase CdaA yields MRDWWKQWLINLGWSQSLLLGTLDIVLVLALTYMILVIISERRTLWMVRGFIILMLASALSGRLGLPLLSFVLEKLVIGCAVAMAVALQSEFRRFLEQLGRGEFRQLFQPDRLAIPKSDSVIDEIVEAVKELSKNRIGALLIVETTGPIDERDFSVPGVKLNAEVSKELIQTIFQPKTLLHDGATLIRGSRIISSGIILPLSGRTASRQLGTRHRAAMGITERVENCICVVVSEETGSISLAERGTLNRPLTIRKLKESLEALLSPIVDREAVAPGLLSFIRQIGGKTRALVSRLLRLPSTASRDKK; encoded by the coding sequence ATGAGAGATTGGTGGAAGCAATGGCTGATAAACCTGGGATGGTCACAGTCCTTGCTACTTGGGACTCTGGATATTGTGTTAGTGCTGGCGCTGACCTACATGATACTAGTTATTATTAGTGAGCGCCGAACACTGTGGATGGTGAGGGGATTCATTATCTTAATGCTAGCCTCCGCACTAAGTGGCCGATTAGGACTACCTCTGCTAAGTTTTGTATTGGAAAAGTTGGTAATAGGTTGTGCTGTAGCGATGGCAGTTGCTTTACAGTCCGAGTTTCGGCGTTTTTTGGAACAATTGGGGCGTGGCGAGTTCCGCCAGCTGTTTCAACCTGATCGGCTGGCAATCCCCAAATCTGATAGTGTAATTGATGAAATTGTTGAGGCTGTTAAAGAATTGTCAAAAAACCGTATTGGAGCTTTACTAATTGTGGAAACCACAGGGCCAATTGATGAGCGAGATTTTTCTGTGCCAGGAGTAAAGCTAAATGCGGAGGTTTCTAAAGAACTAATCCAGACAATTTTTCAGCCGAAGACTTTGTTACACGATGGGGCAACATTAATTCGTGGTTCACGGATCATCTCATCGGGTATAATTTTACCACTTTCGGGACGCACAGCCTCGCGCCAGTTGGGAACACGCCACCGGGCGGCAATGGGAATTACTGAGCGGGTCGAAAATTGCATTTGTGTCGTTGTGTCTGAAGAGACGGGTTCCATTTCCTTAGCGGAACGGGGAACCCTAAATAGACCCCTAACGATTAGGAAACTGAAAGAATCATTAGAAGCTCTTTTGTCCCCAATCGTGGATAGGGAAGCTGTAGCTCCCGGTCTGTTGAGTTTTATTCGTCAGATAGGTGGCAAGACACGAGCACTGGTTTCACGTTTACTCAGATTACCATCGACCGCTTCTCGAGATAAAAAATGA
- the lysA gene encoding diaminopimelate decarboxylase: MVSTHPTGVQHSGSQYLPQRYDTKANPSPNQELLPLTARVHNHDSLEIGGCDVTTLVEQFGSPLYILDEETLRSACQQYRDAFKQYYKGESQVLYASKAWNCLAVCAIAASEDLGIDVASGGELYTALQAGVNPEKIYLHSNNKSREELIFATEVGCTIVVDNWHELRTLVEIVKTANSTSVQPRFLLRLTPGIECHTHEYIRTGQLDSKFGFDPNELEELFTFVSKQSVINCVGLHAHIGSQIFERQPHRDLAALMVQWLRDAAKYGLHLTELNVGGGLGVKYIESDDPPSIEEWVKPICEVIQEACVAENLPLPKLLCEPGRSLIATACVTAYTIGSSKVIPEIRTYVAIDGGMSDNPRPITYQSVYRAVVANKMSSPLTQTVTIAGKHCESGDILIKNALLPKTEPGDILVVMGTGAYNYSMASNYNRLPRSAAVVVANGEANLILQRETYQDLIRQDRLPERLKNQELGVNS; encoded by the coding sequence ATGGTATCGACTCACCCCACTGGGGTTCAACATTCTGGAAGTCAATATTTACCTCAAAGGTACGACACCAAGGCAAATCCATCGCCTAATCAGGAACTTTTACCCTTAACTGCCAGAGTCCATAATCATGACTCCCTGGAAATTGGTGGGTGTGATGTTACAACCCTAGTTGAGCAGTTTGGTTCACCTTTATATATTTTAGATGAAGAAACCCTGCGTTCGGCTTGTCAGCAATACCGAGATGCTTTCAAGCAGTACTACAAGGGCGAATCTCAAGTATTGTACGCCTCAAAAGCTTGGAATTGTTTAGCAGTTTGTGCGATCGCCGCGTCTGAAGATTTAGGAATTGATGTAGCATCTGGGGGGGAACTCTACACTGCGCTGCAAGCAGGCGTCAATCCTGAGAAAATCTATCTTCATAGCAACAATAAATCTCGTGAAGAACTGATTTTTGCCACAGAAGTCGGTTGCACCATTGTCGTAGATAACTGGCACGAGTTACGCACTTTGGTAGAAATTGTCAAAACGGCAAATTCCACCTCGGTACAGCCTCGATTCTTGTTGCGCTTGACTCCGGGTATTGAATGTCACACACATGAATATATCCGCACGGGCCAACTAGATAGTAAATTTGGCTTTGATCCAAATGAGTTAGAGGAATTATTTACTTTTGTCAGTAAACAATCTGTCATTAACTGCGTAGGTTTACATGCTCATATCGGTTCCCAAATTTTTGAGCGCCAACCGCATCGAGATTTAGCGGCTCTGATGGTACAGTGGTTACGTGATGCGGCGAAGTATGGTTTACATTTGACAGAGTTAAATGTCGGTGGCGGTTTAGGTGTTAAGTATATAGAATCAGACGATCCCCCTAGTATTGAAGAGTGGGTTAAACCGATTTGTGAAGTAATTCAAGAAGCTTGTGTAGCCGAAAATCTGCCTTTGCCAAAATTATTGTGTGAACCGGGGCGATCGCTAATTGCGACAGCTTGCGTCACTGCCTATACTATTGGTTCATCCAAAGTTATCCCAGAAATTCGTACCTATGTAGCGATCGATGGGGGAATGTCTGATAATCCCCGCCCGATTACTTACCAATCGGTTTATCGGGCAGTAGTTGCCAATAAAATGTCTTCACCTTTAACCCAAACAGTCACAATTGCTGGTAAACATTGTGAATCAGGAGATATTCTGATTAAAAATGCTCTCCTCCCAAAGACTGAACCAGGAGATATTCTCGTAGTTATGGGAACTGGTGCGTACAATTACAGTATGGCATCTAACTACAACCGCTTGCCCCGATCGGCAGCAGTTGTGGTGGCGAATGGCGAAGCAAATTTAATTTTGCAACGTGAAACTTATCAAGACTTAATTCGACAAGATCGCCTACCAGAAAGGCTAAAAAATCAAGAGTTAGGAGTTAATAGTTAA